Proteins encoded within one genomic window of Granulicella pectinivorans:
- a CDS encoding nucleotidyltransferase family protein produces MSSFCRQYRVRRFAVFGSAIRDDFDPERSDIDFRVEFKPLEFGQYGKSSFGL; encoded by the coding sequence TTGTCCAGCTTTTGCAGGCAATACCGTGTGCGTCGGTTTGCTGTTTTTGGGTCAGCCATCCGAGACGACTTCGACCCCGAACGCAGTGACATCGATTTCCGGGTCGAGTTCAAACCTCTGGAGTTTGGGCAGTACGGGAAGAGCTCCTTCGGCCTCTGA